A stretch of the Eulemur rufifrons isolate Redbay chromosome 20, OSU_ERuf_1, whole genome shotgun sequence genome encodes the following:
- the PROCR gene encoding endothelial protein C receptor isoform X1: protein MLTTLLPLLLLPSWVLCSQEALDGPQSFHMLHISYFRDPYHVWYQGNASLGGHLTHVLEGPDTNATILQLQPLQEPASWAHTESSLKLYLLQFHGLVRLVHQERRVAFPLTIRCFLGCELPAEGSRAHVFFQVAVNGSSFVSFRPETALWEADTQTPSKVVTYTLQQLNTYNRTRYELREFLEDTCVQYVQNHMAMKNMKGSQTDRSYTSLVLGVLVGSFIIAAVAVGIFLCTGGRRC, encoded by the exons ATGTTGACAACTTTGCTGCCGCTACTGCTCCTGCCCAGCTGGGTCCTTTGTAGCCAGGAAGCCTTAGATG GCCCGCAGAGCTTCCACATGCTCCACATCTCCTACTTCCGCGACCCCTATCACGTGTGGTACCAGGGCAACGCGTCGCTGGGGGGACACCTGACACACGTGCTGGAAGGCCCAGACACCAACGCCACAATCCTCCAGCTGCAGCCCTTGCAGGAGCCCGCGAGCTGGGCGCACACGGAGAGCAGCCTGAAGTTATACCTGCTCCAGTTCCACGGGCTCGTGCGGCTGGTGCACCAGGAGCGGCGCGTGGCCT TTCCTCTGACCATCCGCTGCTTCCTGGGCTGTGAGCTGCCTGCTGAGGGCTCTAGAGCCCACGTCTTCTTCCAAGTGGCTGTGAATGGGAGCTCCTTTGTGAGCTTCCGGCCAGAGACAGCCTTGTGGGAGGCAGACACCCAGACACCCTCCAAAGTGGTCACCTACACCCTGCAGCAGCTCAACACCTACAATCGTACTCGGTATGAACTGCGGGAATTCCTGGAGGACACCTGTGTGCAGTATGTGCAGAACCACATGGCCATGAAAAACATGAAAG GGAGCCAAACAGACCGCTCCTACACTTCGCTGGTCCTGGGCGTCCTGGTGGGCAGTTTCATCATCGCTGCTGTGGCTGTAGGCATCTTCCTGTGCACGGGTGGACGGCGATGTTAA
- the PROCR gene encoding endothelial protein C receptor isoform X2, translated as MLTTLLPLLLLPSWVLCSQEALDGPQSFHMLHISYFRDPYHVWYQGNASLGGHLTHVLEGPDTNATILQLQPLQEPASWAHTESSLKLYLLQFHGLVRLVHQERRVAFPLTIRCFLGCELPAEGSRAHVFFQVAVNGSSFVSFRPETALWEADTQTPSKVVTYTLQQLNTYNRTRYELREFLEDTCVQYVQNHMAMKNMKGIQTDRSYTSLVLGVLVGSFIIAAVAVGIFLCTGGRRC; from the exons ATGTTGACAACTTTGCTGCCGCTACTGCTCCTGCCCAGCTGGGTCCTTTGTAGCCAGGAAGCCTTAGATG GCCCGCAGAGCTTCCACATGCTCCACATCTCCTACTTCCGCGACCCCTATCACGTGTGGTACCAGGGCAACGCGTCGCTGGGGGGACACCTGACACACGTGCTGGAAGGCCCAGACACCAACGCCACAATCCTCCAGCTGCAGCCCTTGCAGGAGCCCGCGAGCTGGGCGCACACGGAGAGCAGCCTGAAGTTATACCTGCTCCAGTTCCACGGGCTCGTGCGGCTGGTGCACCAGGAGCGGCGCGTGGCCT TTCCTCTGACCATCCGCTGCTTCCTGGGCTGTGAGCTGCCTGCTGAGGGCTCTAGAGCCCACGTCTTCTTCCAAGTGGCTGTGAATGGGAGCTCCTTTGTGAGCTTCCGGCCAGAGACAGCCTTGTGGGAGGCAGACACCCAGACACCCTCCAAAGTGGTCACCTACACCCTGCAGCAGCTCAACACCTACAATCGTACTCGGTATGAACTGCGGGAATTCCTGGAGGACACCTGTGTGCAGTATGTGCAGAACCACATGGCCATGAAAAACATGAAAGGTAT CCAAACAGACCGCTCCTACACTTCGCTGGTCCTGGGCGTCCTGGTGGGCAGTTTCATCATCGCTGCTGTGGCTGTAGGCATCTTCCTGTGCACGGGTGGACGGCGATGTTAA